In Candidatus Poribacteria bacterium, a single window of DNA contains:
- a CDS encoding MATE family efflux transporter yields MRTSKHDLTRGSIPKALLRLAIPTFVSQLLQDLFNIVDMIFVGRLGPGALVAVAVSGNLLRLVSILAHGISTGTIILVSQFIGARKRRESEDIAMQSLMLNVVCALGIGVLGYPLAEFGLWLMGVEPEVIPLGVPYLRVMLLGGVVMFLSRTLTAIFRGAGDAMTPMVVLIFSSVVNIVLDPLLIFGIWGFPRLGVVGSAYATVIGRSLGVVVLLYLCFRGYSVISLRHVQRRPNFSLWGQIMRLGIFTSMQALLRHGSRVLFIRIVAVFGTNPVAAYAICMRLRSLVMHFGTAFSNATAPMVGQNIGANRIDRAEKSAHLGSVLAAAVVTFIGIFLFTIPQFFVGWFTNDPAVIEIGNVYLRYLAATFAFMVVASVLGRALNGAGDTKSPMTITGLSQFGVGLILVVLLSQLIGLTGIWWGIAVSNVVQCLLIGYWFTRGNWKNQKRGVVSPIR; encoded by the coding sequence ATGAGAACGTCCAAGCACGACCTAACGCGCGGAAGCATTCCAAAAGCCCTCCTACGATTGGCGATCCCTACCTTTGTCAGTCAACTCCTTCAAGATTTGTTTAACATCGTTGATATGATTTTCGTTGGTCGGCTCGGACCCGGAGCCCTCGTTGCTGTCGCGGTCAGTGGGAATTTGCTGCGGCTCGTGAGCATTCTGGCACACGGTATCTCGACGGGGACGATTATTCTTGTGTCTCAGTTTATCGGTGCCAGGAAGCGTAGAGAAAGCGAGGATATTGCCATGCAATCCTTGATGCTTAACGTGGTTTGTGCGTTGGGCATCGGGGTGTTAGGCTATCCGTTAGCGGAATTTGGGTTGTGGTTAATGGGTGTCGAACCGGAAGTCATTCCGTTGGGTGTTCCCTATCTTCGCGTGATGCTGCTGGGTGGAGTGGTGATGTTTCTCTCCCGCACCCTCACTGCAATTTTTCGCGGTGCCGGGGATGCGATGACACCGATGGTGGTCCTAATTTTTTCTTCGGTTGTTAACATCGTTTTGGATCCACTGCTCATCTTTGGGATCTGGGGATTTCCACGACTCGGCGTGGTCGGTTCGGCGTATGCGACGGTGATTGGTCGCAGTCTCGGCGTTGTTGTCCTTCTTTATCTCTGTTTTAGAGGATATAGTGTGATTTCTCTGCGTCATGTTCAACGGCGCCCGAACTTTTCACTGTGGGGTCAAATCATGCGTTTGGGAATTTTTACGTCCATGCAGGCGTTGTTGCGGCACGGTTCACGCGTGTTGTTTATTCGGATTGTCGCTGTCTTTGGCACGAATCCCGTTGCTGCCTACGCTATCTGTATGCGGTTACGTAGCTTGGTTATGCATTTTGGGACTGCCTTCTCAAACGCGACAGCACCGATGGTTGGACAGAATATCGGTGCCAACCGAATTGATCGTGCCGAGAAATCAGCGCATTTAGGAAGTGTCTTAGCAGCGGCGGTTGTTACGTTTATCGGCATCTTCTTATTCACGATCCCTCAGTTCTTCGTCGGTTGGTTCACGAACGACCCCGCAGTTATTGAGATTGGGAATGTGTATTTGCGGTATCTCGCAGCGACGTTTGCGTTCATGGTTGTCGCCAGTGTTTTAGGGCGTGCGCTCAACGGTGCTGGAGATACGAAGTCCCCGATGACGATTACAGGACTCTCTCAGTTCGGGGTTGGATTGATATTGGTGGTTCTGCTCTCCCAGTTGATAGGACTCACGGGGATTTGGTGGGGGATTGCGGTATCAAACGTTGTACAATGTCTCCTGATAGGGTACTGGTTCACGCGCGGCAACTGGAAAAATCAAAAGCGCGGCGTCGTCAGTCCAATTCGTTAA